In the genome of Synergistes jonesii, one region contains:
- a CDS encoding TRAP transporter small permease: MKNVIDKLTESHFWNILQRIEKFFLIISSLTVVITLCLVVFGRHVLHYGFLGYTEILVLAAFWMYFIGASYGSYEESHITADILSQFVGEKAQLKLAIFSKCVQAVVGLPLIYLSFEMLQYDIKTQQATVDLEIPMLWSQAPIFIGFTLMTFYALVYIVRDVYKLKHFAEMKEAETE, encoded by the coding sequence GTGAAAAACGTTATTGATAAACTGACGGAGAGCCATTTCTGGAATATTTTGCAGCGAATAGAAAAGTTTTTTTTGATAATATCCTCATTGACAGTCGTTATCACTCTTTGTCTGGTAGTCTTTGGACGTCACGTTTTGCATTACGGCTTTTTAGGCTACACTGAGATACTGGTTTTGGCTGCCTTCTGGATGTATTTCATCGGAGCGTCCTATGGATCCTACGAAGAATCTCATATCACTGCGGACATACTGAGCCAGTTTGTCGGCGAAAAAGCGCAACTGAAGCTGGCGATTTTCTCTAAATGCGTTCAGGCCGTCGTTGGCCTCCCGCTTATCTATCTTTCGTTCGAAATGCTCCAGTACGACATAAAAACGCAGCAGGCCACAGTGGACCTTGAAATACCTATGCTCTGGTCTCAGGCCCCGATATTTATCGGTTTTACGCTGATGACGTTTTACGCGTTGGTCTATATCGTACGAGACGTCTACAAGCTTAAGCATTTTGCAGAGATGAAAGAAGCGGAAACAGAGTAA
- a CDS encoding TRAP transporter large permease produces the protein MLLIGMAMAIVVFMIIASVPIIFSFMTATLFLVFKLNYDPSFLMTYGYDVTSAIVLLCVPLYVCVGSIMEKSEIGRSLIDFVNVFVGRIKGGLGIVGVVSSAVFGSISGSSTATLTCIGGIILPRMYEKGYPRGHAAALLTNACPLGLLIPPSSSMIIYAWVSRQSILACFLATVIPGIILAACLSISNVLMLRGATGMDVEDKITTKELFHRMRVEGVEALPALCMPVIILGGTYSGVFTPTESAAIAVLYAIPVGFWIYKKLTLKKLWVTFIEAGTTTGVVMVMVFCMMTLSRILVMMNLPELIIAFLSGISNNPKVILLFINIMLLGLGMIMDDTSAMLLTVPILIPIVTKFGISPIHLAAIVGVNLGLGIITPPCAPMLYLGARVGKVPMLEMLVPTLKFIIFAWFPTLIFVTYFPELSLWLPRMILGNI, from the coding sequence ATGCTCTTAATTGGAATGGCAATGGCCATAGTAGTATTCATGATAATAGCGAGCGTGCCGATAATATTCTCGTTCATGACAGCCACCCTTTTCCTTGTATTTAAGCTTAATTATGACCCGAGCTTCCTAATGACGTACGGCTACGATGTAACGAGCGCCATAGTGCTGCTCTGTGTGCCGCTTTATGTCTGCGTAGGGAGTATTATGGAGAAAAGCGAGATAGGGCGTTCCCTCATAGATTTCGTAAACGTCTTCGTCGGAAGAATCAAGGGGGGACTCGGAATAGTCGGAGTCGTTTCCTCCGCGGTTTTCGGTTCAATCTCTGGGAGCTCCACCGCCACGCTTACCTGCATCGGCGGTATAATCCTGCCCAGAATGTATGAAAAAGGTTATCCGCGTGGACACGCGGCCGCTCTTCTCACAAACGCCTGTCCTCTGGGACTTCTTATTCCGCCAAGTTCTTCGATGATTATTTACGCATGGGTGTCCAGACAGTCCATCCTTGCCTGCTTCCTAGCCACCGTAATCCCGGGAATAATCCTCGCTGCCTGCCTTTCGATAAGCAACGTATTGATGCTTAGAGGCGCGACGGGAATGGATGTTGAGGATAAAATCACTACAAAAGAACTGTTCCACCGTATGCGCGTCGAAGGCGTCGAAGCTCTGCCCGCGCTGTGCATGCCGGTCATCATACTCGGCGGTACTTACAGCGGCGTGTTCACGCCTACTGAATCAGCGGCCATCGCGGTCCTCTATGCAATCCCGGTCGGCTTCTGGATATACAAGAAACTTACGCTCAAAAAGTTATGGGTTACGTTCATCGAAGCCGGCACAACAACCGGAGTAGTAATGGTAATGGTCTTCTGCATGATGACCTTGAGCCGTATACTCGTCATGATGAACCTGCCGGAGCTCATCATAGCCTTCCTGTCCGGCATATCAAACAACCCAAAGGTAATACTGCTCTTCATCAACATAATGCTTCTGGGCCTTGGAATGATTATGGACGATACGAGCGCGATGCTTCTTACGGTCCCCATACTTATCCCTATAGTAACTAAATTCGGAATCAGCCCCATTCACCTTGCGGCTATCGTAGGAGTCAACCTTGGGCTCGGCATCATCACGCCTCCGTGCGCGCCGATGCTTTACCTGGGCGCCCGCGTCGGAAAAGTTCCGATGCTGGAGATGCTCGTGCCTACGCTGAAATTTATAATATTCGCTTGGTTTCCGACGCTGATTTTTGTAACGTACTTTCCTGAGCTTTCCCTCTGGCTCCCGAGGATGATCCTGGGCAACATCTGA
- a CDS encoding fumarate hydratase C-terminal domain-containing protein, with amino-acid sequence MLLAACVKSAERVAYEDLGPEAVLRLEVEEMPLIVLADCHGGDLYEIGPAEARSHRTTLKNC; translated from the coding sequence GTGTTGCTCGCCGCCTGCGTCAAAAGCGCGGAGCGTGTCGCATACGAAGATCTCGGTCCCGAAGCCGTGCTGCGCCTGGAGGTGGAGGAGATGCCGCTCATAGTCCTCGCCGACTGCCACGGCGGCGACCTGTACGAAATCGGCCCCGCGGAGGCGAGAAGTCATCGAACAACGTTGAAAAATTGCTGA
- a CDS encoding TAXI family TRAP transporter solute-binding subunit, which produces MNGTVKNIFSACVAFAMVVAALQADAAQFVNIGTGPTGGTYYPVGAGIAKIWNESIPGMRASAQASGGTRNNIQLMQSGEAQAIFADGLHYDAYNGLDSYKGAPKKFMRAMAPLYPEAVHIVARKDAGIKTLMDLNGKRISVGAVGGSVEFTADSLFKNSGIDVSGIKKEYLGHSESVAALQDKQIDAAITVGAIGISSVVEPMTLGIVELIDIPDDVVKKMIKATPYFAPLTIPAGSYRGQTRDVRTFSSPNILAVDEKLDEETVYRMTKALFEHKKELVTISARMSMMDPKFVKDIKIPLHAGAARYYKEIGAAK; this is translated from the coding sequence ATGAACGGAACGGTAAAAAATATTTTTTCAGCATGCGTCGCTTTTGCGATGGTCGTCGCGGCACTTCAGGCTGACGCGGCGCAGTTTGTGAACATCGGGACGGGACCGACCGGCGGGACGTATTATCCGGTAGGCGCGGGCATCGCAAAGATTTGGAACGAAAGCATTCCCGGGATGAGGGCAAGCGCTCAGGCGAGCGGCGGCACACGCAACAACATTCAGCTGATGCAGAGCGGAGAAGCCCAGGCCATCTTCGCCGACGGGCTGCACTACGATGCTTATAACGGGCTTGACAGCTACAAGGGGGCACCGAAGAAATTCATGCGCGCGATGGCCCCCCTTTACCCTGAGGCCGTGCACATCGTCGCGCGCAAGGATGCCGGCATAAAGACTCTTATGGACCTTAACGGAAAAAGAATCTCTGTAGGAGCGGTCGGCGGCAGCGTTGAGTTTACGGCCGACAGCCTTTTTAAGAACTCTGGCATCGACGTGTCGGGTATAAAGAAGGAATATCTTGGACACAGCGAATCCGTAGCCGCGCTTCAGGACAAGCAAATAGACGCGGCGATCACGGTGGGCGCTATCGGCATATCGAGCGTCGTCGAGCCGATGACGCTTGGGATTGTCGAACTCATAGACATTCCCGACGACGTCGTTAAAAAGATGATAAAAGCGACGCCGTACTTCGCACCTCTTACGATACCCGCCGGAAGCTACAGGGGACAAACGCGAGACGTCAGAACTTTCAGCAGTCCGAACATCCTTGCCGTAGATGAGAAGCTGGATGAGGAGACCGTGTACAGAATGACGAAAGCGCTTTTCGAGCACAAGAAAGAACTTGTCACGATAAGCGCGAGAATGTCGATGATGGACCCGAAGTTCGTCAAGGACATAAAGATACCTCTCCACGCGGGTGCTGCGAGGTATTATAAGGAGATAGGCGCCGCGAAATAG
- a CDS encoding TAXI family TRAP transporter solute-binding subunit, whose amino-acid sequence MKRFVKFAFVTAVIFSFAAAASAATFINIGTGSTGGTYYPVGAAMAKVWNSSIPGMKANAQSTGGTAQNLTLLAKGDAEVGFADGLYYFAYEGKGQFDGKPMKNIRGLVPLYAEPIHFLVAKGSGIKSLKDLKGKRVSVGAVGSGTEVTVRTLLKVNGIDPDKDIKAENLGLSDTATAFADKNIDAGLTVGALGIAGVVEITTIGTAELIDFEPDAIKNLCKELPYYLPFDIPANTYKGQTKPVKAMASWNILVVKDDLDKDLAYNMTKALFEKKKDILNVSTRLASMAPENLKYIQVPLHPGAEKYYKEIGAVK is encoded by the coding sequence ATGAAGAGGTTTGTCAAGTTTGCATTCGTAACGGCTGTAATTTTTTCGTTCGCGGCGGCTGCGTCCGCGGCGACATTTATCAACATCGGCACAGGCTCGACCGGCGGAACTTATTATCCCGTCGGCGCTGCGATGGCCAAGGTCTGGAACAGCAGCATCCCCGGCATGAAGGCGAACGCTCAGTCGACCGGCGGCACGGCGCAGAACCTTACGCTGCTCGCGAAGGGCGATGCTGAAGTCGGCTTCGCGGACGGACTTTACTATTTCGCCTATGAAGGTAAGGGACAGTTTGACGGAAAGCCGATGAAAAACATCCGCGGGCTAGTTCCCCTTTACGCCGAGCCTATACATTTCCTCGTTGCCAAGGGAAGCGGCATCAAATCGCTGAAAGACCTTAAGGGCAAGCGCGTCTCCGTCGGAGCCGTCGGAAGTGGAACGGAAGTCACTGTCCGCACGCTTCTTAAAGTAAACGGCATCGACCCCGACAAGGATATCAAGGCCGAGAACCTCGGGCTCTCCGACACCGCCACCGCCTTTGCCGATAAAAATATAGATGCAGGACTCACGGTCGGCGCTCTCGGCATTGCCGGTGTAGTTGAGATCACGACGATCGGAACGGCCGAGCTCATCGACTTCGAACCGGATGCGATCAAGAATCTCTGCAAAGAGCTCCCGTACTATCTGCCCTTCGATATTCCCGCGAATACCTATAAAGGCCAGACGAAGCCCGTCAAGGCGATGGCGAGCTGGAACATCCTCGTCGTAAAGGACGATCTCGACAAGGATCTGGCCTACAATATGACGAAAGCCCTCTTTGAGAAGAAGAAAGACATTCTCAACGTCTCAACGAGGCTCGCGT